A single window of Mangifera indica cultivar Alphonso chromosome 18, CATAS_Mindica_2.1, whole genome shotgun sequence DNA harbors:
- the LOC123201260 gene encoding CBL-interacting serine/threonine-protein kinase 14-like, whose translation MDEITTDTYDEVSPDIELFGKYELGKLIGIGAFAKVYHARNMRTGQSVAIKAVSKQKIVKGGLTAHIKREISIMHRLRHTHIVKLVEVMATKAKIYFVMEFAKGGELFTKISKGRFSEELSRRYFHQLISAVGYCHSQGVFHRDLKPENLLLDENCDLKVSDFGLSAVKDQIRPDGLLHTLCGTPAYVAPEILAKKGYDGAKVDIWSCGVILFVLNAGYLPFNDSNLMAMYRKIYKGEFRCPKWTSPDLKRFLHRLLDTNPDTRISIDEIVQDPWFKQGYKEKISPDFDVKDLGNNQNEKGLNAFDIISFSSGFNLSGLFSDYYDISASDERFLSAEKPDKIIERIEEVAKRKDEKMVIVKKKWGAKFVGQNGNFVLVIEIYRLTDELVVVDTKTTEREVGPSREIWREKVRPELLAMIYQPGETVADDA comes from the coding sequence ATGGACGAGATAACGACGGATACCTACGACGAGGTTTCACCAGATATTGAGTTGTTCGGGAAGTACGAGCTGGGGAAGTTGATCGGAATCGGAGCATTTGCGAAAGTTTATCACGCCCGGAATATGCGAACGGGACAAAGTGTGGCCATTAAGGCCGTTAGTAAACAGAAGATCGTTAAGGGAGGGTTGACGGCGCACATTAAGAGGGAGATCTCTATCATGCACCGGTTGCGCCACACTCACATCGTGAAATTGGTTGAAGTCATGGCGACGAAAGCCAAGATCTATTTCGTGATGGAGTTCGCCAAGGGTGGAGAGCTCTTCACTAAGATTTCCAAAGGAAGGTTTAGCGAAGAACTCAGCCGTCGATATTTTCACCAACTAATCTCGGCCGTCGGTTATTGTCACTCACAAGGAGTATTTCACCGCGATTTGAAACCCGAGAATCTCCTGCTCGACGAAAACTGCGATTTAAAAGTTTCGGATTTCGGACTCAGCGCCGTTAAGGATCAGATCCGACCCGACGGTTTACTTCACACTCTGTGCGGCACTCCTGCTTACGTGGCACCAGAGATTTTAGCGAAGAAAGGTTACGATGGTGCGAAGGTAGATATCTGGTCATGCGGCGTCATATTATTTGTTCTCAACGCGGGCTATCTACCGTTCAATGATTCTAATCTAATGGCTATGTATCGAAAGATTTACAAAGGCGAGTTTCGGTGCCCAAAGTGGACGTCTCCTGATCTGAAACGTTTCTTACACCGGCTTCTCGATACGAACCCCGATACTAGAATCTCAATTGATGAAATTGTCCAAGATCCGTGGTTCAAACAAGGTTACAAGGAGAAAATATCTCCGGATTTTGATGTTAAAGACTTGGGAAATAATCAGAACGAAAAAGGTTTAAATGCTTTTGACATTATCTCCTTCTCCTCCGGCTTCAACCTGAGCGGTCTTTTCTCTGATTACTACGATATTTCGGCCAGTGATGAGAGGTTTTTATCGGCGGAAAAACCCGATAAAATAATAGAGAGAATTGAGGAGGTGGCTAAGAGGAAGGATGAGAAAATGGTGATTGTGAAGAAAAAATGGGGGGCAAAGTTTGTGGGACAGAATGGTAATTTCGTTTTGGTTATAGAGATTTACCGGTTAACGGATGAGTTAGTGGTTGTGGATACCAAAACGACGGAAAGAGAGGTTGGGCCTAGCCGTGAAATCTGGAGAGAGAAGGTGAGACCGGAGCTGTTGGCAATGATTTATCAACCGGGAGAGACAGTTGCCGATGATGCCTAG